DNA sequence from the Plasmodium cynomolgi strain B DNA, scaffold: 0007, whole genome shotgun sequence genome:
tattttttaattcgttaCATTATTTATCAGAAttacttttacaatttatatctacaatattatatgttgaaacaatttttccaaCGTAATCATAATATTCTTGACTACAAGAATTACCATAATCCCGTAAATCTTGTTTTATAGTTGCATAGTTTTGAGAGTaatcatatattattttcctctgatcaaaaaaatttttgctaaTATCAGTGTATATAATGTTACAATTATCTTCAAGATTAAACTTCTGCAATTCAGTGTAGATCGTATTCATAACGTTTGAAAATGACGTAACATCTTCTAAAttgttaaataatatatctcCTATccaataatacaaaaaatgacaacgTTCTTTATAGAATGAATTGTTTTCATTCATATCAGATACATAACACAAAGAATTTACAATGTTATCAATATAATTTCCAATACCAGAATAtgcatttaatatattctttatttcttcGGAAGAATCAAAATAACTACAATTTCCCCATCCATTATtgaatttataataaattaaatttgaagGTAATTTATCCAAATCTTGCTTCTATAAATTTAGttggtaaaataaaatatataaatatatgttttcaTGTAtctacattttaatttattacaaCACGGATAAAGTATTacatgaataatatttaagtattcattttgaacaaaaGGGAACCTGAAGTATTcttgtcatttttaatgttattgTAAATCTTTGTATATAGcgaataaatttattttaaaattgttctttatatatttattcatatatttagaatattaaaatatgaagaattcGCATGTTCTATGATGATTATAATTAacgaataaatataaatttttattttttaataataaagactctttaattttcattCACCGATAacacattatattatatatatgtttgtatCGAATCATCATGTATAATTAggagaaaatatgaacaaatgtgctcgaatagcaaaataaagggaaaaatcaAATTTCTTATACATATTCCATCTATTTACTATACTATTGGATTGTGGGTGTTTACTCTaaacattatattattatttacatcATTTAgctattacatatataagaatgcaattttttaacaaaaattttattatgtattactgattaaaatatgttttgttgctataaaaatattattaaaaattattaacatagAACACAGTTTATATATAgagaaatttttctttttatatttgcacTATTCATCAACATCTAGTATGGAATgtgaatttataaaataaataaaaatgatatacaaataattgcattaattgtatataaaagaaaatatatacatcttcataataatattttatagtaCACTTTTAAGTTTATGAGCGCTTAGTAATAatagtactttttttttgataagtaaattataaataaatcatttaaataaaatatacattatatcATCTTAGCTCTACTTTTTATCtatatcatattttacatgttaatatatactttttttttttctttactaaAAAGACATAACAAACATAAGGTTATTGTATAccattataaattttttataataatattaattatggatgacaaatattttgttatttgaGGGAATAATTCatgaatattaaaatttcataaatgAATGTCAATTAAGCAAAACGCGTGCACAGGTTTTATGTGTAATTTATGATGAATACGTTCATATACAttcatttattaatttttttatatttggaAGTAATTTGGAAGTACTAAAATAACGGCATCTAATTCGACagtgaatgtaaaaaaatcattacatgactattattatttcattcCATAAGTGATGCACCTACAGcctaattatataattattaatcaaaccttgtaaatattatattactaatacagatattaattattttccataTGTATAGCTGCTTATatcttattttataaaaaattatatttatataatttataaaattcttATCCTAAAAAAGAGATAATGTAGAGAtagaatttttaattatataatgaaatgacaatataaataacagaatgttcatattttaaaaaaatttatttttattttttttactttattataaattttgcTCTACGCCATATCTACTATCACgttaatatttcattattagcgtttttatatacattaaatGTAGTGCTTTAAGTTTaaagtaatatatttttatatttcattttatgcacGCTTGATTGACAaggttttataaataaaatccCTTATAATAAAGCTATTATTAACTACGTGAATTGATTAATGCTAACggtaattatatatattatatttatatggtAAGATAAATATTAAGTGACAaatgattattatttttgataattacATCATATGAGGGgttacaaattttattattcatattgttttaataaaattaagtgttactttttaaatattgtaattaaaatattaatttttat
Encoded proteins:
- a CDS encoding CYIR protein (putative;~vir-type antigen) — encoded protein: MTRILQKQDLDKLPSNLIYYKFNNGWGNCSYFDSSEEIKNILNAYSGIGNYIDNIVNSLCYVSDMNENNSFYKERCHFLYYWIGDILFNNLEDVTSFSNVMNTIYTELQKFNLEDNCNIIYTDISKNFFDQRKIIYDYSQNYATIKQDLRDYGNSCSQEYYDYVGKIVSTYNIVDINCKSNSDK